In Stegostoma tigrinum isolate sSteTig4 chromosome 12, sSteTig4.hap1, whole genome shotgun sequence, the following proteins share a genomic window:
- the LOC125457012 gene encoding LOW QUALITY PROTEIN: claudin-14-like (The sequence of the model RefSeq protein was modified relative to this genomic sequence to represent the inferred CDS: inserted 2 bases in 1 codon) — protein sequence MAHMGIQIIGFSLGLLGLFGTLITTILPHWCRIAHMGADIITAMEFTKGLWMECVWQSTGIYQCQVYCSQLALPPHLQAARAMMVISCLLSVLATFFSVMGMKCTMCFKDPXFKNNIAITGGIYYILAGIMCLIPVSWSTNDLIRDFYDPMNPSRIKYEMGEALYIGFVAMSVTLIGGVLLCLPSPQQRNSRRNEQQPSFSQPATEYRLPIVYKGNTISQASASHSSYRLQDYV from the exons ATGGCTCACATGGGAATTCAGATCATTGGGTTTTCTCTGGGCCTCCTTGGCCTATTTGGAACATTGATCACCACTATCCTACCACATTGGTGCAGAATAGCACACATGGGTGCTGATATCATCACGGCTATGGAATTCACAAAGGGACTTTGGATGGAATGTGTCTGGCAAAGTACTGGCATCTACCAATGTCAAGTCTATTGTTCACAGCTGGCGTTGCCTCCACACCTGCAGGCAGCTCGTGCCATGATGGTAATTTCCTGTTTGCTTTCTGTTTTAGCCACTTTCTTTTCTGTCATGGGTATGAAATGCACCATGTGCTTCAAGGATCC CTTCAAAAATAACATTGCCATAACTGGAGGAATATACTATATCCTTGCTGGTATCATGTGTCTCATTCCAGTGTCATGGTCAACAAATGACTTAATTCGAGACTTCTACGACCCAATGAATCCATCCAGAATCAAATATGAAATGGGAGAAGCTTTATACATTGGCTTTGTGGCAATGAGTGTGACACTTATTGGAGGGGTTTTGCTTTGTCTGCCCAGTCCTCAGCAAAGGAATAGTAGGCGTAATGAACAACAGCCTTCATTTTCACAGCCTGCAACTGAGTATAGGCTACCGATTGTTTATAAGGGCAACACAATTTCTCAAGCATCAGCCTCACATAGCAGTTACCGTTTACAAGATTATGTCTGA